The Gemmatimonadaceae bacterium genome contains a region encoding:
- a CDS encoding ATP-dependent RecD-like DNA helicase, with translation MNAHEWWRVVQHPYQNSRSTQQTHGHLRQTQIRVSPFSSFAVPFNWMLRESQARIDEEIADTLPPDQEPPFYSPWVFGRERQEALCELFFSRLTPGSSLVSFYTKSGHPLGETIGRLVVGVGTITTIAPLQWYDSTGPFSYPLWDRQFGHSIRPTGHDGFLLPYHDYLTPTDDPAEDERRASLLREIAVVPDSSDIMSFSYAGALSTADVTLSTLVQCLEAVRKIRAHGVAPGPWQQREEWLNAQIARAWTDRGAFPGTGAALEAFGMRLGTSLFLELCAGGAVRSGDNPWPILDAILRGTQPPPQQAYAADLKAVRATWVQLSAERRSLLTLLSRINLSPRQATRWFNPIERQKSSRTSVDDAAILANPYRIVELDLGDEREQPVSMGVVDRGLMPDVTIAARHPVDEPSAVGSPSDWRRVRGALVTVLRRAAADGDALLSQPEALGRLGSLNLAHPCVVSSDWLAGNEGPLAEEIRVLSVIAGEPTDARLPCLQLDEIERREAKLSSLLSRRSEKGIPSPDEDWERLIVESITEGGGSVDAHSPRHRQALAEQAAALKTVTSRRLTALVGRAGTGKTTVLGALLKSKQLANSGILFLAPTGKARVRLTQKTNQTAMTVAQFLNQLGRYDGLRQRPLFVGASTYRKETTVVIDECSMLTLDDLYAVLSALDLGHVQRIILVGDPNQLPPIGVGRPFADLVAHLDSLREKNDANGQALARLTVELRTAAGAPSDSLRLASWYTRELQPVDADRVLSDLELGAALNDLSVVFWQSPGELRQRLDEQMVAQLGLVGPTDVKGFNAALGLTPEGWVPFADHDGAERFQILSPVRLHPYGVYDLNRLLQRRFRAEQLRVVQERGGLSLGDEQIVWGDKVILVRNGTQKGWDGAAKEPVSEYLANGEIGVAAPASGEARKKFLNVAFAGRPDVRFGFSARGFRDGAAPLELAYALTVHKSQGSEFGTVFVVLPKHCRLMSRELLYTALTRAKRHMVLFVEGTDASFLYDLTRPERSETARRNSNLFSAGVRRELDGVPYAEHLIHRTSRGEMVRSKSELVIANHLFRTGLNYAYERPLDGTQAPGRLRPDFSFVDDAGDIIIWEHLGMMQRDDYRRAWEWKKTWYEKNGWFEGTNLFTTSEVEGLDMVAVSDVTTRIQETLGV, from the coding sequence ATGAACGCGCATGAATGGTGGCGCGTGGTGCAACATCCTTATCAGAACAGCAGATCGACGCAGCAGACTCACGGCCATCTTCGACAAACCCAGATACGGGTGAGTCCCTTCTCTTCGTTCGCAGTCCCGTTCAACTGGATGCTCCGTGAGAGTCAAGCGCGGATCGATGAGGAGATCGCGGATACTCTTCCACCAGACCAGGAACCGCCTTTCTACAGCCCCTGGGTGTTCGGCCGCGAGCGGCAGGAGGCTCTCTGCGAACTCTTCTTCAGTCGACTAACGCCCGGCTCTTCGCTCGTCTCCTTCTATACCAAGAGCGGGCATCCGCTCGGAGAGACTATCGGCCGTCTGGTCGTCGGCGTCGGCACGATTACGACGATCGCCCCATTGCAATGGTATGACTCTACCGGACCCTTCTCATATCCCTTGTGGGACCGACAGTTCGGCCACTCTATCCGACCGACTGGCCACGACGGCTTTCTACTTCCGTATCACGACTATCTCACCCCCACCGATGACCCCGCGGAAGACGAGCGTCGCGCTTCTCTACTGCGGGAAATAGCTGTTGTACCAGACTCGAGCGACATCATGTCGTTTTCGTATGCGGGGGCGCTATCAACAGCTGACGTAACACTCTCGACTCTAGTGCAGTGTTTGGAGGCGGTCAGAAAGATTCGCGCGCATGGGGTCGCACCAGGCCCGTGGCAACAGCGGGAAGAATGGCTCAACGCGCAAATTGCGCGCGCTTGGACGGATCGCGGTGCCTTTCCTGGAACGGGAGCGGCTCTTGAGGCCTTTGGAATGCGCCTCGGCACCTCGCTGTTTCTGGAGTTATGTGCCGGAGGCGCTGTCAGGAGCGGCGATAATCCGTGGCCCATACTAGACGCCATTCTGCGAGGCACACAGCCACCGCCACAGCAGGCGTACGCCGCAGACCTGAAGGCAGTGAGAGCGACCTGGGTCCAGCTGTCAGCAGAACGCCGCTCGCTCCTTACACTTCTGTCGCGCATTAACCTGAGCCCGCGCCAAGCAACGCGGTGGTTCAACCCAATAGAAAGACAGAAGTCCAGTAGAACCTCGGTGGACGACGCCGCTATTCTCGCGAATCCGTACCGCATCGTCGAACTCGACCTTGGTGATGAGCGCGAGCAACCGGTCTCGATGGGCGTAGTGGACCGAGGGCTGATGCCTGATGTAACCATTGCGGCGAGGCATCCAGTCGACGAACCGTCAGCAGTTGGCTCGCCAAGTGATTGGCGTCGTGTGCGCGGCGCGCTCGTGACGGTGCTGCGAAGGGCCGCCGCCGACGGCGATGCATTGCTGAGCCAGCCTGAGGCGTTGGGGCGACTCGGGTCACTCAATCTCGCGCACCCGTGCGTTGTAAGTTCAGATTGGCTAGCCGGTAACGAGGGACCTCTTGCAGAAGAGATCAGGGTCTTGTCCGTAATCGCCGGCGAGCCTACGGACGCTCGGTTGCCGTGTTTGCAGCTTGATGAGATTGAGCGCCGTGAAGCGAAGCTATCATCGCTACTGTCGAGGCGCTCGGAAAAGGGAATTCCGTCACCGGACGAGGACTGGGAACGCCTAATAGTTGAGTCGATCACCGAGGGCGGCGGAAGCGTTGATGCGCACAGTCCACGGCACCGCCAAGCTCTTGCTGAACAAGCGGCTGCCCTGAAGACTGTGACCAGTCGCCGATTGACGGCGCTTGTTGGGAGAGCAGGAACCGGCAAGACGACCGTGTTGGGCGCTCTACTGAAGTCAAAACAGCTTGCAAACAGTGGCATCCTGTTCCTAGCCCCAACAGGTAAGGCCCGTGTTCGTCTGACCCAGAAGACGAACCAAACCGCGATGACTGTAGCGCAGTTCCTGAATCAGCTAGGTCGCTACGACGGCCTGCGGCAGAGACCGCTATTCGTCGGGGCGAGCACCTACCGCAAGGAGACGACGGTTGTGATCGACGAGTGCTCCATGCTCACCCTCGACGACCTCTACGCCGTGCTATCCGCTCTCGATCTAGGGCATGTTCAGAGGATCATACTCGTTGGCGACCCGAACCAGCTACCGCCCATCGGCGTGGGTCGACCCTTCGCCGATCTCGTTGCGCATCTCGATTCTTTGCGTGAGAAGAACGACGCTAACGGGCAAGCGCTCGCACGCCTCACGGTCGAACTCCGAACGGCGGCAGGAGCGCCGTCCGATTCCCTGCGACTTGCCTCTTGGTATACGCGAGAGTTGCAACCAGTGGACGCCGACCGAGTCCTCAGTGACCTAGAACTCGGCGCCGCGTTGAACGACCTTTCTGTTGTCTTCTGGCAGAGCCCTGGAGAGCTTCGTCAGCGGCTAGACGAGCAGATGGTGGCGCAGCTCGGGCTGGTCGGGCCGACCGACGTGAAGGGCTTCAACGCTGCCCTGGGCCTAACTCCTGAAGGCTGGGTACCGTTCGCAGATCATGACGGTGCGGAGCGGTTTCAGATTCTGTCTCCGGTACGCCTTCATCCGTACGGAGTGTATGATCTGAATCGCCTTCTTCAACGACGCTTCCGCGCTGAGCAGTTGAGGGTCGTGCAGGAACGGGGAGGGCTCAGTCTCGGCGATGAGCAGATTGTGTGGGGAGACAAAGTCATCCTAGTTCGCAATGGCACTCAAAAGGGATGGGACGGCGCGGCGAAAGAGCCGGTCTCAGAATATCTGGCCAACGGCGAGATCGGCGTCGCTGCTCCAGCGTCGGGCGAAGCTAGGAAGAAATTCCTGAACGTCGCGTTTGCCGGCAGACCTGATGTAAGATTTGGCTTCTCGGCAAGGGGCTTTCGGGACGGCGCAGCCCCACTCGAACTCGCGTATGCACTGACGGTACACAAGTCGCAGGGCAGCGAGTTCGGTACAGTATTTGTCGTGCTTCCCAAGCACTGTCGCCTCATGTCGCGCGAGTTGCTGTACACCGCGCTCACGCGTGCAAAACGTCACATGGTTCTGTTCGTGGAGGGAACTGACGCGAGTTTCCTGTATGACCTAACCAGACCCGAACGGTCGGAAACCGCACGAAGGAACTCCAACCTATTCAGTGCGGGAGTCCGTCGCGAACTGGACGGAGTCCCCTATGCCGAGCACTTAATCCACAGGACCAGTCGGGGAGAGATGGTTCGGAGCAAATCCGAACTTGTTATCGCGAATCATCTCTTTCGGACAGGCCTCAATTACGCTTACGAGAGACCGCTCGATGGCACGCAGGCACCGGGACGGCTTCGGCCCGACTTCTCCTTCGTCGACGACGCGGGAGATATCATCATCTGGGAACACTTGGGGATGATGCAGCGAGACGACTACAGGCGGGCGTGGGAATG